The proteins below are encoded in one region of Qipengyuania sp. HL-TH1:
- a CDS encoding helix-turn-helix transcriptional regulator: MPDPTKHIVKMEDCEAILEYLYAGCLEQGATWLTYHFTPVFESPTSRNTFIWTRDFPVEYQKRYISDDFRGRDPLPQLAFEHGPVLTWTEVRARGKSIPDVTSFLDELEELGADNWVVFALFGPRNRDGYATMRFAEDPDGFSKKRLQKIHSLILAAHLQLCKVMDEGRASVALSDREREVVEWMGRGKSAGDIAAILDISPETVRTYTRRVYDKLQTNDRVTATVRALKLGLIEL, translated from the coding sequence ATGCCCGACCCCACGAAACATATCGTCAAGATGGAGGATTGCGAGGCAATTCTCGAATACCTTTACGCGGGGTGCCTAGAACAAGGCGCTACCTGGTTAACCTATCACTTCACGCCGGTGTTCGAATCGCCCACCTCGCGAAACACATTTATCTGGACGCGCGATTTTCCCGTCGAATACCAGAAACGTTACATTAGCGACGATTTCCGTGGACGCGACCCGCTCCCCCAACTCGCTTTTGAGCACGGTCCCGTACTGACCTGGACCGAGGTGCGCGCACGTGGAAAGTCGATACCGGATGTCACAAGCTTTCTCGACGAGCTGGAGGAGCTTGGCGCCGACAACTGGGTGGTCTTCGCGTTGTTCGGTCCGCGCAATCGCGACGGTTATGCGACGATGCGGTTTGCCGAGGACCCCGACGGCTTCTCCAAAAAGCGCCTGCAGAAAATCCACTCGCTGATCCTCGCTGCGCATCTGCAGCTCTGCAAGGTCATGGACGAGGGCCGGGCATCGGTCGCCTTGTCGGACCGCGAACGCGAGGTCGTCGAATGGATGGGGCGGGGCAAGTCGGCGGGCGATATCGCCGCGATCCTCGATATCTCGCCCGAAACCGTGCGTACCTATACGCGCCGGGTCTATGACAAGCTGCAGACCAACGACCGCGTGACCGCGACCGTGCGCGCGCTCAAGCTGGGACTGATCGAACTCTAG
- the mrdA gene encoding penicillin-binding protein 2 produces MRLRKRARPREVVTQSTLENAFDRRTFVIGTAMGGLGVLLAARMGYIAIAENEKYELESESNRVNLSLIPPRRGWILDRNGAPLASNRADFRVDIIPERTPDPDATLLALTDILKLDENQAADIRKRIDDGPGYQPVEIASGISYDEFAAVSVRLPDLPGVVPQRGFSRFYPTGPTVGHLLGYVGPANAEEYEEQDRNPLLITPGYKIGKDALERQFELDLRGIPGARRVEVTASGRIVRDLETREDVQGDPVRLTIDGPLQDYAARRIGLESGSAVVMDCETGDILCMASMPSFDPNSFSQGIGRVEYGMLRDDERVPLRNKVLKGLYPPGSTIKPMHCMAFLDAGIKPDEAIMCGGGRRIGNRFFNCWSNHGRVDMAKAIYQSCDSYFYHFAQQVGFAKVAEWAHKMGLGEEFPLPVTSQFYGTVPSPEWKQRRHDSAWQPYDTVNSSIGQGYYLTNPLQLAVMSARMATGYKVMPRLQLGGDKPQFEHFDFSPEEIGYVRQAMSDVVNGPGTAGRARLPFDDIKMAGKTGTAQVVSLSVSNGKTGPWKYRDHGLFVFFAPFDKPKYAGAVVIEHGGGSGAAYPIARDVMTFLFDPAKGMDALRPLEEQWGGTAQQRLNAKYRAYAAAQGETVPPAPSRDEDIFDQVEAEARVAARQPEGIAEEASPSRIDTRSPEEVSQASASARPTSARSTPAPDATDTPE; encoded by the coding sequence ATGCGGTTGCGCAAGCGCGCGCGCCCGCGCGAAGTCGTCACCCAGTCGACGCTCGAGAACGCCTTCGACCGGCGGACCTTCGTCATCGGCACCGCGATGGGCGGGCTTGGCGTGCTGCTGGCAGCGCGGATGGGCTATATCGCCATTGCCGAGAACGAGAAATACGAGCTCGAGAGCGAGAGCAACCGCGTCAACCTCTCGCTGATCCCGCCCCGGCGCGGCTGGATACTCGACCGCAACGGGGCGCCGCTGGCATCGAACCGCGCGGACTTCCGCGTCGATATCATTCCCGAACGCACACCCGACCCCGATGCCACGCTCCTCGCGCTTACCGATATCCTCAAGCTCGACGAGAACCAGGCGGCGGACATCCGCAAGCGGATCGACGACGGTCCCGGCTACCAGCCCGTCGAGATCGCCTCGGGTATCAGCTATGACGAATTTGCCGCCGTCAGCGTGCGGCTGCCCGACCTGCCCGGGGTGGTTCCGCAGCGCGGCTTCTCGCGCTTCTATCCCACCGGCCCGACGGTCGGCCATCTGCTCGGCTATGTCGGCCCTGCGAATGCCGAGGAGTATGAGGAGCAGGATCGCAATCCGCTGCTGATCACGCCGGGGTACAAGATCGGCAAGGATGCGCTGGAACGCCAGTTCGAACTCGATCTGCGCGGCATCCCGGGCGCGCGCCGGGTCGAGGTCACCGCGTCGGGACGGATCGTCCGCGACCTGGAAACGCGCGAGGACGTCCAGGGTGATCCCGTCCGGCTGACGATCGATGGTCCGCTGCAGGATTACGCCGCACGGCGGATCGGGCTCGAAAGCGGCTCGGCGGTGGTGATGGATTGCGAGACGGGCGACATATTGTGCATGGCCTCGATGCCCAGTTTCGATCCCAACAGCTTTTCGCAAGGGATCGGGCGCGTCGAATACGGCATGCTGCGCGACGACGAGCGCGTACCGCTGCGCAACAAGGTGCTTAAGGGCCTCTATCCCCCCGGATCGACGATCAAGCCGATGCACTGCATGGCGTTCCTTGATGCGGGCATCAAGCCGGACGAAGCGATCATGTGCGGCGGCGGGCGCCGCATCGGCAATCGTTTCTTCAATTGCTGGAGCAACCATGGCCGCGTCGACATGGCCAAGGCGATCTACCAGAGCTGCGACAGCTATTTCTACCATTTCGCCCAGCAGGTGGGATTCGCCAAGGTCGCCGAATGGGCGCACAAGATGGGTCTGGGCGAAGAATTCCCGCTCCCCGTCACCAGCCAGTTCTACGGCACCGTGCCATCACCCGAATGGAAACAGCGGCGGCACGACAGCGCATGGCAGCCCTATGACACGGTCAATTCCTCGATCGGCCAGGGCTATTACCTGACCAACCCGCTCCAGCTGGCGGTGATGAGCGCGCGCATGGCGACCGGGTACAAAGTCATGCCGCGGCTGCAACTGGGGGGAGACAAGCCCCAATTCGAGCATTTCGACTTCAGCCCCGAGGAAATCGGCTACGTCCGGCAGGCGATGAGCGATGTCGTGAACGGCCCCGGCACGGCGGGCCGCGCGCGCCTGCCGTTCGACGATATCAAGATGGCGGGCAAGACGGGCACCGCGCAGGTCGTTTCGCTCAGCGTCTCCAACGGCAAGACCGGTCCGTGGAAATATCGCGATCACGGCCTGTTCGTGTTCTTCGCCCCGTTCGACAAACCGAAATACGCCGGCGCGGTGGTCATCGAACATGGCGGCGGGTCGGGCGCAGCCTATCCGATCGCGCGCGATGTGATGACCTTCCTGTTCGATCCGGCCAAGGGCATGGACGCGCTGCGCCCGCTCGAAGAGCAATGGGGCGGCACTGCGCAGCAGCGGCTGAATGCGAAATATCGCGCCTATGCCGCAGCACAGGGCGAGACCGTGCCCCCCGCCCCATCGCGCGACGAGGATATCTTCGACCAGGTCGAAGCCGAAGCGCGCGTGGCCGCCCGCCAGCCTGAAGGCATCGCCGAAGAGGCCAGTCCTTCGCGCATCGACACGCGCTCGCCCGAGGAAGTGTCGCAAGCCTCCGCCTCGGCCAGACCGACCTCCGCCCGGAGCACCCCGGCGCCGGATGCCACAGACACGCCCGAATGA
- the mutL gene encoding DNA mismatch repair endonuclease MutL, with translation MPQIRRLPENLVNRIAAGEVVERPSSALKELVENAIDAGATRIAVKLVEGGLTSVEVTDDGCGMTPDEMALALERHATSKLPDEAIEQVATLGFRGEALPSIASVARFTIESRPAGAQQGWKRVVDHGEIAAEGPAALPPGTRVRVENLFGKIPARRKFLRTPRSEYAACKDVVLRLAMARPDVAITLDHGDRRIFGLQGGEGLANRVAQLIARELKDNGVVLDMERGAMRLTGIAGLPTYNRGVADHQYLFVNGRPVKDRLLTGAVRGAYADMLARDRHAVLALFLELPCEDVDVNVHPAKTEVRFRDAQGVRGFIVSGLRQALATGDKRSAQSPDAGAMSRWQQEPAREEPSPALRSIFEGRDWSAPQQRVAEPGGAWRAAEGDIMAEPRGRAEEAAPVAESAQNYPLGIARGQVANTYIVAEAQDGLVLVDQHAAHERLVLERLREAGAEEAVARSQALLIPEVVELDETSCDRLEEAAPKLAEHGLALERFGPSAMLVRSLPHAIARTDPEKLLRDIDDDLALNGEALLLGEKLDLVLATMACHGSVRAGRVLRVDEMNALLREMERTPRSGQCNHGRPTWVKLSMEDVEKLFGRH, from the coding sequence ATGCCGCAAATCCGTCGCCTGCCCGAGAATCTGGTCAACCGTATCGCTGCCGGCGAGGTGGTCGAACGGCCCTCTTCGGCGCTCAAGGAACTGGTCGAAAATGCGATCGACGCGGGCGCTACGCGGATCGCGGTCAAGCTGGTCGAAGGCGGACTGACGAGCGTCGAGGTAACCGACGATGGCTGCGGGATGACGCCGGATGAAATGGCGCTGGCGCTCGAACGGCACGCGACGTCCAAATTGCCCGACGAGGCGATCGAACAGGTCGCGACACTGGGGTTTCGCGGCGAAGCGCTGCCGAGCATTGCCAGCGTCGCCCGCTTCACCATCGAGAGTCGTCCGGCCGGGGCCCAGCAGGGCTGGAAACGGGTGGTCGATCACGGCGAGATTGCCGCCGAGGGCCCCGCCGCGCTGCCGCCCGGGACGCGGGTGCGGGTCGAAAACCTCTTCGGCAAGATCCCCGCACGGCGCAAGTTCCTGCGCACGCCGCGCAGCGAATATGCCGCGTGCAAGGATGTCGTCCTGCGGCTTGCGATGGCGCGGCCCGACGTGGCGATCACGCTCGACCATGGCGACCGGCGGATCTTCGGCCTGCAGGGCGGGGAAGGGCTGGCCAATCGCGTGGCGCAGCTGATCGCGCGCGAGCTCAAGGACAATGGCGTCGTGCTCGACATGGAACGCGGCGCGATGCGGTTGACGGGGATCGCCGGCCTGCCGACCTACAATCGCGGCGTCGCCGATCACCAGTATCTGTTCGTCAACGGGCGCCCGGTGAAAGACCGGTTGCTGACCGGCGCAGTGCGCGGCGCCTATGCCGATATGCTCGCGCGTGATCGGCACGCGGTGCTGGCGCTGTTCCTCGAACTCCCGTGCGAGGATGTCGATGTGAACGTGCATCCCGCCAAGACCGAGGTGCGCTTCCGCGATGCACAAGGTGTGCGCGGCTTTATCGTTTCGGGCCTGCGCCAGGCGCTGGCAACCGGCGACAAGCGCAGCGCGCAAAGCCCCGATGCGGGCGCCATGTCGCGCTGGCAGCAGGAACCGGCGCGCGAGGAACCATCACCCGCGCTGCGCTCGATCTTCGAGGGGCGCGACTGGTCTGCACCGCAGCAACGCGTGGCCGAACCCGGCGGCGCCTGGCGCGCGGCCGAGGGCGACATCATGGCCGAACCGCGCGGAAGGGCCGAGGAAGCGGCCCCGGTGGCGGAATCCGCGCAGAACTATCCGCTGGGCATCGCCCGCGGGCAGGTCGCCAATACCTATATCGTCGCGGAGGCGCAGGACGGGCTGGTGCTGGTCGACCAGCACGCGGCGCACGAACGCCTCGTTCTGGAACGCTTACGCGAGGCGGGGGCGGAAGAAGCGGTCGCGCGCAGCCAGGCGTTGCTGATCCCCGAAGTGGTCGAACTCGACGAAACCAGCTGCGACCGGCTCGAGGAGGCGGCGCCCAAGCTCGCCGAACACGGGCTCGCACTCGAACGTTTCGGCCCGTCCGCCATGCTGGTACGCAGCCTGCCACACGCCATCGCACGCACCGATCCGGAAAAGCTGCTGCGCGACATCGACGACGACCTCGCGCTCAATGGCGAGGCGCTGCTGCTCGGCGAAAAGCTCGATCTCGTTCTGGCCACGATGGCCTGCCACGGCTCGGTCCGCGCGGGACGCGTGCTGCGGGTCGACGAAATGAACGCGCTGCTCCGCGAAATGGAACGCACCCCGCGTTCAGGCCAATGCAACCACGGTCGTCCGACCTGGGTGAAACTGTCGATGGAAGACGTCGAGAAACTGTTTGGCAGACATTAG
- a CDS encoding glutaredoxin: protein MSAADAASPGAKTARLYRMVMDKHVCPYGTKSKWLLEREGFAVEDHWLTTREQTDAFKAQHGVDTTPQTFIGDERIGGYSKLRTHFGYDDPSAGDTSYTPVIAVFAVCAALAVALSLFVYEAAFTARTAEWFVAFSMAMLAMLKLQDVEQFSTMFVGYDLLGRRWVPYAYAYPFLEAGAAVLMAGRQLPWLSIPVALTIGAIGAVSVFYAVYIQKRSIKCACVGGSGNVPLGFVSLTENLAMIGMGIWMLLRPAL, encoded by the coding sequence ATGAGCGCGGCGGACGCAGCTTCCCCCGGGGCCAAGACCGCGCGGCTGTACCGCATGGTTATGGACAAGCATGTCTGTCCATATGGCACGAAGTCCAAATGGCTGCTCGAGCGCGAAGGCTTCGCGGTCGAGGACCATTGGCTGACCACCCGCGAACAGACCGACGCGTTCAAGGCGCAGCACGGCGTCGACACGACCCCGCAGACCTTTATCGGGGACGAGCGGATCGGCGGTTACAGCAAATTGCGGACGCATTTCGGCTACGATGATCCTAGCGCTGGCGACACCAGCTACACGCCGGTTATCGCGGTGTTCGCCGTCTGCGCGGCGCTGGCAGTCGCGCTCAGCCTGTTCGTCTATGAAGCCGCCTTCACCGCGCGGACCGCCGAATGGTTCGTCGCCTTTTCGATGGCGATGCTCGCCATGCTTAAGCTGCAGGATGTCGAACAGTTCTCGACCATGTTCGTGGGCTACGACCTGCTCGGCCGGCGCTGGGTACCCTACGCCTATGCCTATCCCTTCCTCGAGGCCGGCGCGGCGGTGCTCATGGCGGGGCGGCAATTGCCCTGGCTCTCGATCCCGGTAGCACTGACCATCGGCGCGATCGGCGCGGTCAGCGTTTTCTACGCGGTCTACATCCAGAAACGCAGCATCAAATGCGCCTGCGTCGGCGGGAGCGGCAATGTCCCGCTCGGATTCGTATCGCTCACCGAGAACCTTGCGATGATCGGCATGGGGATTTGGATGTTGCTTCGCCCCGCGCTTTGA
- the mreC gene encoding rod shape-determining protein MreC encodes MAPTGSRRSGFSRRAQYNLFTGYLIAGAGALIGAILLTLSFFQPQLFGGLRGAAQTGVSPATETAATVRTGSKGFWETVSGYYRAGSKNADLKREMEIARIRLAEADAVKQENRRLKGLLDLHDKEIEPVAVARLVGSSASSTRRFAYLGAGSNDGVAIGMPVRSPRGVVGRILEVGSDSARVLLLTDTESILPVRRAKDEVVAFAEGRGDGLLRIRLINLGINPLSPGDVFVTSGAGGYYPPGIAVAILTETTDDGGLARIVSDPAATDYVSVEPIYEPDAALGAATPIERELTD; translated from the coding sequence ATGGCGCCGACAGGCTCACGGCGCTCGGGGTTTTCTCGCAGGGCGCAATACAACCTCTTCACCGGCTATCTGATCGCGGGCGCTGGCGCGCTTATCGGCGCCATCCTCCTCACCCTGTCCTTCTTCCAGCCCCAATTGTTCGGCGGGCTGCGTGGGGCGGCGCAGACCGGTGTCTCGCCCGCGACCGAGACCGCGGCCACGGTGAGGACCGGCAGCAAGGGCTTCTGGGAAACCGTCAGCGGCTATTACCGAGCGGGGTCGAAGAATGCCGATCTCAAGCGCGAGATGGAAATCGCGCGTATCCGGCTGGCCGAAGCCGACGCGGTCAAGCAGGAAAACCGGCGGCTGAAGGGCCTGCTCGATCTGCACGACAAGGAGATCGAACCCGTTGCCGTCGCGCGGCTGGTGGGGTCCTCCGCCTCGAGCACTCGCCGCTTCGCCTATCTCGGCGCCGGGTCGAACGACGGGGTGGCGATCGGCATGCCGGTCCGCTCACCCCGCGGCGTGGTCGGACGCATCCTCGAAGTCGGGAGCGACAGCGCGCGCGTGCTGCTGCTCACCGATACCGAAAGCATCCTCCCGGTGCGCCGGGCCAAGGACGAGGTCGTGGCCTTTGCCGAAGGGCGCGGCGATGGCCTGCTGCGCATCAGGCTGATCAATCTCGGGATCAATCCGCTCAGCCCCGGCGATGTCTTCGTGACCAGCGGCGCGGGAGGATACTACCCCCCGGGTATTGCGGTCGCCATCCTCACCGAAACCACCGATGACGGCGGTCTGGCGCGCATCGTCAGCGATCCCGCTGCAACCGATTACGTCAGCGTCGAGCCGATCTACGAACCCGACGCGGCGCTCGGCGCGGCCACCCCGATCGAGCGCGAGCTGACCGACTGA
- a CDS encoding rod shape-determining protein, with product MGFWNNLFKFGVQNMAIDLGTANTLVYVQDQGIVLNEPSVVALETINGMKRVKAVGDDAKMMMGKTPDSIEAIRPLRDGVIADLDVAEEMIKHFIRKVNGRKSLMRYPEITICVPSGSTSVERRAIRDAASNAGASQVYLILEPMAAAIGADMPVTEPVGSMVVDIGGGTTEVAVLSLRGLAYTTSVRTGGDKMDEAIVSYVRRHHNLLIGDSTAERIKKDFGVARPPEDGVGESITLKGRDLVNGVPKEITINQGHLAEALSEPIGAIVEGVRIALENTAPELAADIVDQGIVLTGGGALIGGLDEYLREETGLPVTIAEDPLSCVALGTGRAMEDPIYRGVLMTA from the coding sequence ATGGGCTTCTGGAACAATCTCTTCAAATTCGGCGTGCAAAATATGGCGATCGATCTCGGAACCGCCAACACGCTGGTTTATGTGCAGGATCAGGGCATTGTCCTGAACGAGCCGAGCGTGGTCGCACTCGAGACGATCAATGGCATGAAACGGGTCAAGGCCGTGGGCGACGATGCCAAGATGATGATGGGCAAGACGCCGGACAGCATCGAAGCCATCCGCCCGCTGCGCGACGGTGTGATCGCCGACCTCGACGTGGCCGAGGAGATGATCAAGCACTTCATCCGCAAGGTGAACGGGCGCAAGAGCCTGATGCGGTATCCCGAGATCACTATCTGCGTGCCGTCGGGGTCGACCTCGGTCGAGCGCCGCGCGATCCGCGATGCCGCATCGAATGCGGGCGCCAGCCAGGTCTATCTGATCCTCGAACCCATGGCCGCGGCGATCGGCGCCGACATGCCGGTGACCGAACCGGTCGGCAGCATGGTCGTCGATATCGGCGGCGGCACCACCGAAGTCGCCGTGCTGTCGCTGCGCGGCCTCGCCTATACCACCTCGGTCCGCACCGGCGGCGACAAGATGGACGAAGCGATCGTGTCCTATGTCCGCCGACACCACAATCTGCTGATCGGCGACAGCACCGCCGAACGGATCAAGAAGGATTTCGGTGTCGCTCGCCCGCCCGAAGACGGTGTGGGCGAAAGCATCACGCTGAAGGGCCGCGACCTCGTCAACGGCGTACCCAAGGAAATCACCATCAACCAGGGGCACCTCGCCGAAGCCTTGTCCGAACCGATCGGGGCCATCGTCGAAGGCGTGCGCATCGCGCTGGAAAACACCGCGCCCGAACTGGCCGCCGACATCGTCGACCAGGGCATCGTGCTCACCGGCGGCGGCGCGCTGATCGGCGGGCTGGACGAATATCTGCGCGAGGAAACCGGCCTGCCGGTGACCATCGCGGAAGATCCGCTGTCCTGCGTCGCTCTCGGCACGGGCCGCGCAATGGAGGACCCGATCTATCGCGGCGTCCTGATGACGGCTTAA
- a CDS encoding DUF1206 domain-containing protein, giving the protein MVDKSEKFSTLVRVGYFSRAILYSVLGLIALTSAGRIGQGTNGIFQAIQDFPLGTAILWLMVVGLLAYALFRFASTLLDVEHHGTDKTGWATRIGHAGSAIGHLALAYSAYKFATTGSDNGGGAQEAASGVLAIEFGGVVLGLLGIAFFATAAFQAKKGLTGSFMNRISPRAPSQTRWIGGTGYLARAVVFLIIGWSLFQAGFMSGGSDQVKTLGDAVASLAGEGIVFKLVAIGLLAFGLFSLVLARYRIIPDLGTEGRVPRFRA; this is encoded by the coding sequence GTGGTCGATAAATCGGAAAAGTTCAGCACGCTGGTGCGCGTCGGCTATTTCAGCCGGGCAATTCTCTATTCGGTGCTCGGACTGATTGCGCTGACCAGCGCGGGCCGGATCGGCCAGGGTACCAATGGCATCTTTCAGGCCATCCAGGATTTCCCGCTCGGCACTGCCATCCTGTGGCTGATGGTGGTCGGCCTGCTCGCCTATGCGCTGTTCCGTTTCGCCTCGACACTCCTCGATGTCGAACACCACGGCACCGACAAGACCGGCTGGGCCACGCGGATCGGCCATGCGGGGAGCGCGATCGGCCACCTCGCGCTGGCCTATTCGGCCTATAAATTCGCCACCACGGGCAGCGACAATGGCGGCGGCGCGCAGGAAGCGGCGTCGGGCGTGCTGGCAATCGAGTTCGGCGGCGTCGTGCTTGGCCTGCTGGGGATCGCCTTCTTCGCCACCGCGGCTTTCCAGGCCAAGAAGGGCCTGACCGGCAGCTTCATGAACCGCATCAGTCCGCGCGCGCCCTCGCAGACCCGCTGGATCGGCGGCACAGGCTATCTGGCACGCGCGGTCGTCTTCCTGATCATCGGCTGGTCGCTGTTCCAGGCCGGTTTCATGAGCGGCGGATCGGACCAGGTGAAGACGCTCGGCGATGCCGTCGCCAGCCTCGCGGGTGAAGGCATCGTCTTCAAGCTCGTCGCGATCGGCCTGCTCGCCTTCGGCCTCTTCAGCCTCGTCCTCGCACGGTATCGCATCATCCCCGATCTGGGCACCGAAGGACGCGTGCCCCGCTTCCGCGCATGA
- a CDS encoding rod shape-determining protein MreD: protein MERNDPRARSDAYGSRINRSHSPLLANSVPWISIVIGSVLPIFPIAAGLPMMPPFGLLMLLAWRLVRPGLMPVWAGIPLGLIDDLYSGQPFGFAIMTWSLIMLGIELIEARMPWRAFWQDWFTAGILILGYLVAGWLFSGGQPTFHSLMALVPQLVLTILFFPIAARLVAVLDRTRLKRWRAR from the coding sequence ATGGAGCGCAACGACCCGCGGGCGCGCAGCGATGCCTATGGCAGCCGGATCAACCGCTCGCACTCGCCACTGCTCGCCAATAGCGTGCCGTGGATCTCGATTGTCATCGGGTCGGTTTTGCCGATCTTCCCGATTGCCGCCGGCCTCCCGATGATGCCGCCCTTCGGCCTGCTCATGCTGCTCGCCTGGCGGCTGGTGCGGCCCGGATTGATGCCCGTATGGGCGGGTATTCCGCTGGGCTTGATCGACGATCTCTACAGCGGGCAACCCTTCGGCTTCGCGATCATGACATGGTCGCTGATCATGCTCGGCATTGAGTTGATCGAGGCGCGCATGCCCTGGCGTGCGTTCTGGCAGGATTGGTTCACTGCGGGTATACTGATACTCGGGTACCTCGTCGCCGGCTGGCTGTTCTCCGGCGGCCAACCGACCTTCCATTCGCTCATGGCCCTGGTTCCGCAGCTCGTGCTCACCATTCTCTTCTTCCCCATCGCAGCGCGGCTGGTCGCGGTCCTCGACCGGACCCGTCTCAAGCGCTGGAGGGCACGCTGA
- a CDS encoding MaoC family dehydratase encodes MQFYEDIAIGHKQAFGRYEVTREEVIDFASKYDPQPFHLDDEAAAQTHFGRISASGWHTCAMTMSMLVENLTKHKQAGLGSPGVDQLRWKKPVYPGDTLRCESEVIEKRRSASRPEMGIFKSHLTVFNQNDEPVMEMVSNGLIRTRDPEGTD; translated from the coding sequence ATGCAGTTCTACGAAGACATCGCCATCGGGCACAAGCAGGCCTTCGGCCGTTACGAGGTCACGCGTGAAGAGGTGATCGACTTCGCCTCGAAATACGATCCGCAGCCGTTCCACCTCGATGACGAGGCCGCGGCGCAGACCCATTTCGGCCGCATCTCAGCCAGCGGCTGGCACACCTGCGCGATGACCATGTCGATGCTGGTCGAGAATTTGACCAAGCACAAGCAGGCGGGCCTGGGTTCGCCGGGTGTCGATCAGCTACGGTGGAAAAAGCCGGTCTATCCGGGCGACACGCTCCGGTGCGAAAGCGAAGTGATCGAGAAACGCCGCAGCGCCTCTCGCCCCGAAATGGGCATCTTCAAGAGCCATCTCACCGTCTTCAACCAGAATGACGAGCCGGTGATGGAAATGGTCTCGAACGGGCTGATCCGCACACGCGACCCGGAAGGGACGGACTAG
- the rodA gene encoding rod shape-determining protein RodA produces MTGLVPAPIARQPWQMLFPLFVLIGFGALVLYSAAGGNWDPYASSHVIRFGVFLVMAFVLSRFSRDLVMLFAIPIYGVVLLMLVAVEAIGFVGGGSQRWLDLGFMQLQPSELMKPAIVLVLARYYATLPVGMVPTVRALIAPGALILAPVALVLLQPDLGTSLAIVFGGAVIMFSAGLPLRWFVGAGVAAAVLAPVAFFFGLQDYQQKRVFTFLDPASDPLGDGYHITQSKIAIGSGGFSGKGFNEGSQSHLHYLPEPHTDFIFATMAEEWGFIGGLVVLGAFAMIFGWGLAVSRASTDRFGKLVALGMTATIFFYVAINLMMVMGLAPVVGIPLPFMSHGGSSMLTNMICIGSLMMVHRWNRKAPRTGLIR; encoded by the coding sequence ATGACCGGTCTCGTCCCCGCTCCCATCGCGCGTCAGCCATGGCAGATGCTGTTCCCGTTGTTCGTGCTGATCGGCTTCGGCGCGCTGGTGCTGTATTCCGCCGCGGGCGGGAACTGGGATCCCTATGCGTCCTCGCATGTCATCCGCTTCGGCGTGTTCCTTGTCATGGCCTTCGTGCTCAGCCGGTTCTCACGCGATCTGGTGATGCTGTTCGCCATCCCGATTTATGGGGTGGTGCTGCTGATGCTGGTCGCGGTGGAAGCGATCGGTTTCGTCGGGGGCGGCAGCCAGCGCTGGCTCGACCTGGGCTTCATGCAATTGCAGCCCTCGGAGTTGATGAAGCCGGCAATCGTGCTGGTCCTCGCGCGCTATTACGCGACCTTGCCGGTCGGCATGGTGCCCACCGTGCGCGCCCTGATTGCACCGGGGGCGCTGATCCTCGCCCCGGTGGCGCTGGTGCTGCTGCAGCCCGATCTGGGCACCTCGCTGGCGATCGTGTTCGGCGGTGCGGTGATCATGTTTTCCGCAGGCCTGCCGCTGCGCTGGTTCGTCGGTGCAGGGGTGGCTGCCGCCGTGCTCGCCCCGGTGGCCTTCTTCTTTGGCTTGCAAGACTACCAGCAGAAGCGCGTGTTCACCTTCCTCGACCCCGCCAGCGATCCGCTGGGGGATGGCTACCACATCACCCAGTCCAAAATCGCGATTGGATCGGGGGGCTTTTCAGGCAAGGGCTTCAACGAGGGCTCGCAGAGCCATCTGCATTATCTGCCGGAACCGCACACCGACTTCATCTTCGCCACCATGGCCGAGGAATGGGGCTTCATCGGCGGGCTTGTCGTGCTCGGCGCTTTCGCCATGATTTTCGGCTGGGGCCTGGCCGTGTCACGCGCGAGCACCGACCGGTTCGGCAAGCTCGTGGCGCTCGGCATGACCGCCACGATCTTCTTCTATGTCGCGATCAATCTGATGATGGTCATGGGCCTGGCCCCGGTGGTCGGCATTCCGCTCCCATTCATGAGCCATGGCGGTAGCTCGATGCTCACCAACATGATCTGCATCGGCTCGCTGATGATGGTCCACCGCTGGAACCGCAAGGCCCCGCGCACCGGGCTGATCCGCTAG